The following are encoded together in the Peromyscus leucopus breed LL Stock chromosome 1, UCI_PerLeu_2.1, whole genome shotgun sequence genome:
- the Mki67 gene encoding proliferation marker protein Ki-67 isoform X1, with protein sequence MASSARLVTIKRSGDDGAHFPLSLSSCLFGRSIECDIRIQLPVVSKKHCKIEVNGQEAILYNFSSTNPTQVNGATIDEPVQLKHGDIITIIDRSFRYENGNHEDGSSSTGFPGKSPGQEPARRASRTSFSVDPDGKGQDAKPSKTTAPRRSLVQAKRLPGDISVSDGSKDSVTQDLSNNRSSGHVEQHSGRSIGEPTSGGLFKKSGATGSSYRELKSSPAQSLSNSKKNDSPFEKLYQSMKEELDIKSQKQSRRKSEPQPECTAGKDTWETKLLVSCKSRPKSSGSTPGTAASSPKGDKIGAVTPNNGVRPVETSAEAPSSSFPLSETAKMKTPVRNSQLLKNEDLHVTGRRESVNLGESEGAKAGHRIVTPRKLGTRNQTSVKVEDAASPADTPENLSSKKRRNIPAKVEGLSAETQNRFSSTQHLAPSEKRTPKESFSKPEKLATAAEQICSGLPGLSSVDISNFGDSINKSEGMSVKRRRVSFGGHLRPELFDENLPPNTPLKRGETPTRRKSLATHTPAVLKKIIKERPQSPGKQESPGISPPKAIDQRRRSGRSSPASSDSKSLHQTDTPKKAGRKSGNLPAKRASISRSQHDILQMICSKRRSGASEANLIVAKSWADVVKLGTKQTQTKVVKHVPQKQTSKRPRRPNTPKKPTSNLHNQFSTGHANSPCTIVIGRAQIEKVSVPARPYKMLNNLMLNRKMDFSEDLSGLTEMFKTPVKEKQQQMNDVGSILSNSENLPEKQFQVTNSGDKPLPITSEILGENVLSSTQNAAKEPSDKYSASPILRRRSIKSENTVQTPRNIPNITHLEKKTPGSVTEPLKTVSSASKLRRSRELRHTLVESMHENTEADFAEGIKGRHLRKTSLQGQEVDRQVQDSKNSSQRLKENVELKEDPEKTSAMKSSAREQKPTKDIIGSQMITQTAACAEELLNQEKETTGEPEESMHMQNTPIYDDQRAKKQKVELVCAAKVKRWSRTPDKKTQPLEGPASLKEPFETPNYRDKPIGDDKTKVLCKSPQPTTEKTKTSTKTRPSTSGKKVDMKEEQSTLKTFVHMSGGTRHTSKFPELEHGTIKALKEPENQMLGVTVSSTKRPVGKAKEKAQSLEDLAGFQELFLSPVPGDKITKMPNKSPFPELVRNLASKRRLSKTGLDKVDMREEPSTLGKRTKSPGRATRTPTAPVLEESDSTAFMETPKQKLDFTENSGSKRRSRTPKIRTQPLEDLDGFQELFQTPVGASDPMTVGETTQVSLESLPSEPVRTPASKRRLSKTGLRKVDVREEPSTLGKRTKSPGRAARTPTTPVLEESDSTALMETPKQKLDFIVNSGSNRRSRTPKIRAQPLEDLDGFQELFQTPVGSSDPVTVGETTQVSLESLPSEPVRTPASKRRLSKTGLDKVDVREEPSTLGKRTKSPGRAARTPIAPVLEESDSTALMETPKQKLDFTENSGSKRRSRTPKIRTQPLEDLDGFQELFQTPVGASDPVTVGETTQVSLESLPSEPVRTPASKRRLSKTGLDKVDMREEPSTLGKRTKSPGRAARTPIAPVLEESDTTAFMETPKQKLDFTENSGSKRRSRTSKIRTQPLEDLDGFQEVFQTPVGSSDPVTVGETTQVSLESLPSEPVRTPASKRRLSKTGLDKVDVREEPSTLGKRTKSPGRAARTPTAPVQQEKGIKAMMETSNQKLEPVGHLTGPKKQLRTPKEEGQSLDDLTDCQELFQTPDHGNGLLVVGKTKKMSFNSPQPEAIITLKSIKRQSRASIGKMEVKEELSKSEKHPQIEKAIDTLQVPNDNTIIRTSKQSTKRKLDPAASVPSSKRLRRASKDKTPCLEDLSGFQQLFQTPGHTKDSLPVGETLKMPSKSPHSGPVRSQTSRKSVAKISLRKMDVTELAALWKQSPGKAPTAPVQQDPGIQAIMKKTPKDRPETAADVTGLTGQRRAPKEKALPLEGLSGFQELFQTPGHSTDPLIDNKRTSVPLKSPQPGLVRTPQTSKRLAKISLGKVGVREEISSLNVPGRATGEIVHVPRLAEDDGRGNKDLKESRTQTLGPSVSVTGSKKQREARKERSQFPEDLVGLQELFQTPASHKDSMTVRETIKMSLESSKPEHIRTPASTKRLSKTGLDKVDVREEPSTLGKRTKSPGRAARTPTAPVLEESDSTALMETPKQKLDFTENSGSKRRSRTPKIRTQPLEDLDGFQELFQTPVGTSDPVTVGETTQVSLECPQPEPVRTPASKRRLSKTGLDKVDVRDEPSTLGKRTKSPGRAARTPTAPVLEESDTTALMETPKQKLDFTENSGSKRRSRTPKIRTQPLEDLDGFQELFQTPVGASDPVTVGETTQVSLESLHSEPVRTPASTKRLSKTALAKMNVREKLSPLNKPRCSSQKVIHEPRLSEHDGRGAIDLKESVTQTSDPAVSVTRTKRQRGACKKRSQSPEDLFGLQELFQTPGHDKDSVAGDKLTKMPHRSPSPEPVDTSVTSQRQPRTRLMKVHVKSEQSGDRRLPQMSGEIMDISGVAEGEDKGIRTRKQSVKRKLDTAVSVPSSKRQRVAQAERAQTLEDLPSFQELYQPPSSAVDSVTVDKATKMPSKSPEPMDPTSKTQPGRRLRRVGVTKEPVAQRKTARVLRETRNTHKEPVGDRTGDKEFKESSLQKQDPAGSLTGKRSQPRTRKEKTQPLEELPSIQEETATRMSCESPQPEEKETSVASKRQLRIRLCKVSVKEEPIAQRKPPGRETRSTLKEPMSDSGNVEEPKESTKRKTDPAASVPVSKRPRRVPREKAQPLELAGPKTPVQIPGPTEESASDKRLPQMPSTALQPEQVDSLQTSPRRPRTRRGKVEVDEEPSGVRKTVPTSRQTTLSCKVREIDDKDTQASKEPVKQKLETVANVTGSRRQLRAPKGGVQPLEVLGDSKEITQISEHTEEVRPDTSKSTLQQMPVSIKPLRTCRRVLRASKEDTVETMKMSVDTRDPEESQSKSNTSLPPKRKSARDGSVSRTRGLRSVTPKQEAADEKPVPKTQRTAPSKRQVSPEPVKMKHLRIMSSKLEPVEEEISNIMKTEEKETPPDQKMPLPSRNRKKTNGKQPRLEVSASAEMVGIKKNEKIMETSQETELQSTDDGAKKSTARNKVSGKRTCLRSRGQRELPQPHAAEEKPSEKEAEILIKTQKRKGVSGDSDVRCLRSRKTGATLDTEPKPRVTRGTKKDTEVPKKDEDIVNTRKLRTRSHQNSKNM encoded by the exons GAACCAGCACGGCGAGCTTCGAGAACTAGCTTCTCTGTTGACCCTG ATGGGAAAGGTCAAGATGCCAAACCTTCGAAAACCACTGCTCCAAGAAGATCTTTGGTACAAGCCAAGAGGCTCCCTGGAGACATTTCGGTCTCAGATGGCTCAAAGGACAGTGTTACCCAAGATCTATCCAATAACCGTTCTTCAGGGCATGTAGAACAGCACAGTGGCAGAAGCATAGGAGAGCCCACATCAGGTGGTCTTTTTAAGAAGTCCGGGGCTACAGGGAGTAGTTACAGGGAACTGAAGTCTTCTCCTGCACAGAGCCTTAGCAACAgcaagaaaaatgactctcccttTGAGAAACTTTATCAGTCGATGAAGGAAGAGTTGGATATAAAATCACAGAAACAGTCTCGTAGAAAGTCAGAACCACAACCTGAATGTACAGCAGGCAAAGATACATGGGAAACAAAGTTATTGGTATCATGCAAGTCAAGACCAAAATCCAGTGGAAGCACACCTGGGACTGCAGCCTCTTCACCCAAAGGAGACAAGATCGGGGCTGTGACACCGAACAATGGTGTGCGGCCTGTTGAGACTTCCGCAGAGGCTCCGAGCTCCAGCTTTCCTCTCTCTGAGACAGCTAAGATGAAGACCCCTGTGCGAAATTCACAGCTGCTTAAGAATGAAGACTTGCATGTTACTGGCAGAAGAGAGTCTGTGAATCTGGGTGAAAGTGAAGGTGCCAAGGCAGGTCATAGGATAGTCACTCCTAGGAAGCTGGGAACTAGAAACCAAACTTCAGTGAAAGTTGAAgatgctgccagccctgctgatACACCAGAGAATCTCTCTTCCAAAAAGAGGAGGAATATTCCTGCAAAGGTAGAAGGGCTGTCTGCTGAAACACAAAACCGGTTCTCTTCAACTCAGCACCTTGCTCCAAGTGAAAAGAGAACTCCAAAGGAGTCCTTCAGCAAGCCTGAGAAATTGGCCACTGCAGCTGAGCAGATTTGCTCTGGGCTACCTGGTCTTAGTTCTGTTGATATCAGCAACTTTGGTGACTCCATTA ACAAGAGTGAGGGAATGTCTGTGAAGAGAAGACGTGTATCGTTTGGTGGTCATCTAAGACCTGAATTATTTGATGAGAACTTGCCTCCCAATACACCACTCAAAAGAGGAGAAACACCGACCAGGAGGAAGTCACTTGCCACTCACACTCCAGCTGTCCTGAAGAAAATCATCAAG GAACGGCCTCAGTCACCAGGGAAACAAGAGTCTCCTGGAATATCTCCACCAAAGGCAATTGATCAAAGACGCAGATCAGGCAGGAGCTCACCTGCTTCCAGTGACAGCAAATCCTTACATCAGACAGACACTCCCAAAAAAGCAGGCAGGAAGAGTGGCAACCTGCCTGCCAAGAGAGCATCCATCAGCCGAAGTCAGCATGACATTTTACAGATGATTTGCTCCAAAAGAAGGAGTGGTGCTTCTGAAGCCAACCTGATTG TTGCAAAATCATGGGCAGATGTCGTAAAACTCggcacaaaacaaacacagacaaaagTTGTAAAACATGTTCCTCAAAAGCAGACGAGCAAAAGACCAAGAAGACCCAATACTCCAAAG AAACCTACAAGCAACCTTCACAATCAATTTAGCACAGGCCATGCAAACTCTCCCTGTACCATTGTAATAGGGAGAGCTCAGATTGAAAAAGTAAGCGTGCCTGCTCGGCCCTACAAAATGCTGAACAACTTGATGTTAAACCGAAAAATGGACTTCAGTGAAGATCTGTCAG GACTAACTGAAATGTTCAAGACTCCAGTGAAGGAGAAGCAGCAACAGATGAATGACGTGGGCTCCATTCTTTCCAATTCAGAGAATTTACCTGAAAAACAGTTTCAAGTAACTAATTCAGGAGACAAACCTCTTCCTATCACCTCAGAGATTTTAG GAGAAAATGTGCTATCCAGTACTCAGAATGCAGCAAAGGAGCCATCTGATAAATATTCTGCAAGTCCCATCTTAAGACGGAGGAGCATCAAAAGTGAAAACACAGTGCAAACTCCTAGGAATATCCCTAACATTACTCACCTTGAAAAGAAGACTCCAGGCTCTGTGACAGAGCCTCTGAAGACAGTATCCAGTGCGAGCAAATTAAGAAGGTCTAGAGAGCTCAGACATACACTTGTAGAAAGTATGCATGAAAACACAGAAGCAGACTTTGCCGAGGGCATCAAAGGCAGACACTTAAGGAAGACATCACTGCAAGGACAAGAAGTGGACCGACAGGTTCAGGACAGTAAAAACTCTTCACAAAGACTCAAGGAAAATGTTGAATTAAAAGAAGATCCAGAAAAAACATCAGCTATGAAATCAAGTGCCAGGGAGCAGAAGCCAACAAAAGACATAATAGGAAGTCAGATGATCACCCAAACAGCAGCCTGTGCTGAGGAACTActtaatcaagaaaaagaaaccacaggAGAACCAGAGGAATCCATGCACATGCAAAACACACCAATATATGATGACCAAAGAGCTAAAAAGCAGAAAGTGGAGCTAGTATGTGCAGCCAAAGTGAAGCGGTGGTCAAGGACTCCTGATAAAAAGACCCAACCTCTAGAAGGCCCAGCTAGTCTCAAGGAGCCCTTCGAAACACCAAACTACAGAGACAAACCCATAGGCGATGATAAAACCAAAGTCCTTTGCAAATCCCCACAACCTACAACAGAGAAGACCAAAACAAGCACAAAAACACGGCCCAGCACATCTGGGAAGAAAGTAGACATGAAAGAAGAACAGTCTACACTAAAGACGTTTGTACACATGTCAGGAGGTACCAGGCATACTTCCAAATTTCCAGAACTTGAGCATGGGACCATCAAAGCTTTAAAGGAACCTGAAAATCAAATGCTGGGTGTAACTGTATCTAGTACCAAGAGGCCAGTAGGAAAAGCTAAGGAAAAGGCTCAGAGCCTGGAAGACCTGGCTGGTTTCCAGGAACTCTTTCTATCACCAGTCCCTGGTGACAAAATCACAAAAATGCCCAACAAATCGCCATTTCCAGAACTGGTCAGAAATCTAGCAAGCAAAAGGAGACTGTCCAAGACAGGTCTTGATAAGGTGGATATGAGAGAAGAGCCTTCCACACTTGGGAAACGCACAAAGTCTCCAGGCAGAGCCACACGCACCCCCACAGCACCAGTGCTGGAAGAGAGCGACTCCACAGCCTTTATGGAAACTCCAAAGCAGAAACTGGATTTCACAGAGAATTCAGGGAGTAAGAGAAGGTCACGGACACCCAAGATCAGGACTCAACCCCTAGAAGACCTGGATGGCTTCCAAGAACTCTTCCAAACTCCAGTGGGTGCCAGTGACCCGATGACTGTTGGGGAAACTACACAGGTATCTTTGGAGTCTCTACCTTCAGAACCGGTCAGAACCCCAGCAAGCAAAAGGAGACTGTCCAAGACAGGTCTCAGGAAAGTGGATGTGAGAGAAGAGCCTTCCACACTTGGGAAACGCACAAAGTCTCCAGGCAGAGCTGCACGCACCCCCACAACACCAGTACTGGAAGAGAGCGACTCCACAGCTCTTATGGAAACTCCAAAGCAGAAACTGGATTTCATAGTGAATTCAGGGAGTAATAGAAGGTCACGGACACCCAAGATCAGGGCTCAACCCCTAGAAGACCTGGATGGCTTCCAAGAACTCTTCCAAACTCCAGTTGGTTCCAGTGACCCGGTGACTGTTGGGGAAACTACACAGGTATCTTTGGAGTCTCTACCTTCAGAACCAGTCAGAACCCCAGCAAGCAAAAGGAGACTGTCCAAGACAGGTCTTGATAAGGTGGATGTGAGAGAAGAACCTTCCACACTTGGGAAACGAACAAAGTCTCCAGGCAGAGCCGCACGCACGCCCATAGCACCAGTGCTGGAAGAGAGCGACTCCACAGCTCTTATGGAAACTCCAAAGCAGAAACTGGATTTCACAGAGAATTCAGGGAGTAAGAGAAGGTCACGGACACCCAAGATCAGGACTCAACCCCTAGAAGATCTGGATGGCTTCCAAGAACTCTTCCAAACTCCAGTGGGTGCCAGTGACCCGGTGACTGTTGGGGAAACTACACAGGTATCTTTGGAGTCTCTACCTTCAGAACCGGTCAGAACCCCAGCAAGCAAAAGGAGACTGTCCAAGACAGGTCTTGATAAGGTGGATATGAGAGAAGAACCTTCCACACTTGGGAAACGAACAAAGTCTCCAGGCAGAGCCGCACGCACGCCCATAGCACCAGTGCTGGAAGAGAGCGACACCACAGCCTTTATGGAAACTCCAAAGCAGAAACTGGATTTCACAGAGAATTCAGGGAGTAAGAGAAGGTCACGGACATCCAAGATCAGGACTCAACCCCTAGAAGATCTGGATGGCTTCCAAGAAGTCTTCCAAACTCCAGTTGGTTCCAGTGACCCGGTGACTGTTGGGGAAACTACACAGGTATCTTTGGAGTCTCTACCTTCAGAACCGGTCAGAACCCCAGCAAGCAAAAGGAGACTGTCCAAGACAGGTCTTGATAAGGTGGATGTGAGAGAAGAACCTTCCACACTTGGGAAACGCACAAAGTCTCCAGGCAGAGCTGCACGCACCCCCACAGCACCAGTGCAGCAGGAAAAAGGGATAAAAGCAATGATGGAAACTTCAAATCAGAAACTGGAGCCTGTAGGACATTTAACTGGGCCTAAGAAACAGCTTAGAACACCTAAGGAAGAGGGCCAGTCTCTAGATGACCTAACTGATTGCCAGGAGCTCTTCCAAACACCAGACCATGGCAATGGCCTGTTGGTTGTtgggaaaaccaaaaaaatgtcCTTTAATTCTCCACAACCAGAAGCTATCATAACCTTAAAAAGCATAAAGAGACAGTCCAGGGCAAGTATTGGTAAAATGGAAGTGAAAGAAGAACTTTCAAAGTCAGAGAAACACCCGCAAATAGAAAAAGCCATAGACACACTCCAGGTACCCAATGATAACACTATCATTAGAACATCGAAGCAATCTACAAAGCGGAAACTGGATCCAGCAGCTAGTGTGCCTAGCAGCAAGAGGCTGAGACGTGCATCTAAGGATAAGACACCATGCCTGGAAGACCTCAGTGGCTTCCAACAGCTCTTCCAAACACCAGGCCATACTAAAGACTCACTCCCTGTTGGTGAAACCTTAAAAATGCCCAGCAAATCTCCACATTCAGGACCAGTTCGAAGCCAGACTAGTAGGAAGAGTGTGGCCAAGATAAGTCTCAGGAAAATGGATGTGACAGAACttgcagcactctggaagcagtcACCAGGCAAAGCCCCCACAGCACCAGTGCAGCAGGATCCTGGGATACAAGCAATTATGAAGAAGACTCCAAAAGATAGACCAGAGACTGCAGCAGATGTAACTGGGCTTACAGGACAGCGAAGAGCACCTAAGGAAAAAGCCCTACCCCTGGAAGGCCTTAGTGGCTTCCAAGAACTCTTCCAAACGCCAGGCCACAGCACTGATCCATTGATTGATAACAAAAGAACAAGTGTACCCTTGAAATCTCCACAACCAGGACTTGTTAGAACCCCACAAACCTCAAAGAGACTAGCCAAGATAAGTCTTGGGAAAGTGGGTGTGAGAGAAGAGATCTCTTCACTGAATGTGCCGGGGCGAGCTACGGGGGAGATTGTACACGTACCCAGACTTGCAGAAGATGATGGCAGAGGGAACAAGGATCTGAAGGAATCCAGAACTCAGACACTGGGCCCATCCGTAAGTGTAACTGGCAGCAAAAAGCAGCGAGAGGCACGGAAGGAAAGGTCTCAGTTCCCAGAAGACTTAGTTGGTCTCCAGGAGCTCTTCCAAACACCAGCTAGTCACAAAGACTCAATGACTGTTCGTGAAACTATAAAAATGTCTTTGGAGTCTTCAAAACCAGAACATATCAGAACCCCAGCGAGTACAAAGAGACTGTCCAAGACAGGTCTTGATAAGGTGGATGTGAGAGAAGAACCTTCCACACTTGGGAAACGAACAAAGTCTCCAGGCAGAGCCGCACGCACCCCCACAGCACCAGTGCTGGAAGAGAGCGACTCCACAGCCCTTATGGAAACTCCAAAGCAGAAACTGGATTTCACAGAGAATTCAGGGAGTAAGAGGAGGTCACGGACACCCAAGATCAGGACTCAACCCCTAGAAGATCTCGATGGCTTCCAAGAACTCTTCCAAACTCCAGTGGGTACCAGTGACCCTGTGACTGTTGGGGAAACTACACAGGTATCTTTGGAATGTCCACAACCAGAACCGGTCAGAACCCCAGCAAGCAAAAGGAGACTGTCCAAGACAGGTCTTGATAAGGTGGATGTGAGAGATGAGCCTTCCACACTTGGGAAACGCACAAAGTCTCCAGGCAGAGCCGCACGCACCCCCACAGCACCAGTGCTGGAAGAGAGCGACACCACAGCCCTTATGGAAACTCCAAAGCAGAAACTGGATTTCACAGAGAATTCAGGGAGTAAGAGAAGGTCACGGACACCCAAGATCAGGACTCAACCCCTAGAAGATCTGGATGGCTTCCAAGAACTCTTCCAAACTCCAGTGGGTGCCAGTGACCCAGTGACTGTTGGGGAAACTACACAGGTATCTTTGGAGTCTCTACATTCAGAACCGGTCAGAACCCCAGCAAGCACAAAGAGACTGTCCAAGACAGCTCTTGCTAAGATGAATGTGAGAGAAAAGCTTTCTCCACTGAACAAGCCAAGGTGTTCATCACAGAAAGTCATACATGAACCCAGACTTTCAGAACATGATGGCAGAGGAGCCATAGATTTGAAGGAATCTGTGACTCAGACATCGGACCCAGCAGTCAGTGTAACTCGCACCAAGAGGCAGCGAGGGGCATGTAAGAAAAGGTCCCAATCCCCAGAAGACTTATTTGGTCTCCAGGAGCTCTTCCAAACACCAGGACATGATAAGGATTCAGTGGCAGGTGATAAGCTCacaaaaatgccccacaggtcaCCATCACCAGAGCCAGTAGACACTTCAGTCACCTCACAGAGACAGCCCAGAACTAGACTGATGAAAGTTCATGTGAAAAGTGAACAGTCAGGAGACAGAAGGCTTCCACAAATGTCAGGGGAAATCATGGACATATCTGGAGTAGCAGAAGGTGAAGATAAAGGCATTAGAACAAGGAAGCAATCTGTAAAGCGGAAATTGGACACAGCAGTGAGTGTGCCCAGCAGCAAGAGGCAACGAGTTGCCCAAGCAGAAAGGGCACAGACCCTAGAGGATCTGCCTAGCTTCCAAGAGCTCTACCAGCCTCCAAGCTCAGCAGTGGACTCAGTGACTGTTGACAAAGCCACAAAGATGCCCAGCAAATCGCCAGAGCCCATGGACCCAACTTCAAAGACACAGCCAGGAAGAAGACTCAGGAGAGTGGGTGTGACCAAAGAGCCTGTAGCACAAAGAAAGACTGCAAGAGTGTTACGGGaaaccagaaacacacacaaagagccTGTGGGTGACAGAACAGGTGACAAAGAGTTTAAGGAATCTTCATTGCAGAAACAAGACCCAGCTGGAAGCTTAACTGGCAAGAGAAGCCAACCAAGGACACGTAAGGAGAAGACCCAACCCTTAGAGGAGCTGCCCAGCATCCAAGAGGAAACAGCTACAAGAATGTCTTGTGAATCTCCACaaccagaagaaaaggaaacctcaGTAGCCTCAAAGAGGCAGCTCAGAATACGACTGTGCAAAGTAAGTGTGAAAGAAGAGCCCATAGCACAGAGAAAGCCACCAGGCAGGGAAACCAGGAGCACACTCAAAGAGCCCATGAGTGATAGTGGAAATGTTGAAGAGCCTAAGGAGTCTACAAAGCGGAAGACTGACCCAGCAGCAAGCGTGCCTGTCAGCAAGAGGCCACGGAGGGTACCCAGGGAAAAGGCACAACCCCTAGAACTGGCTGGTCCCAAAACACCAGTCCAAATCCCAGGTCCCACTGAGGAATCAGCAAGTGATAAAAGACTCCCACAGATGCCCTCTACTGCTCTACAACCAGAGCAAGTAGACAGCCTCCAGACCTCACCAAGACGTCCCAGGACAAGACGCGGGAAAGTAGAGGTGGATGAAGAGCCTTCAGGAGTGAGGAAGACAGTGCCAACATCAAGGCAAACTACACTATCCTGCAAGGTCCGTGAAATTGATGACAAAGACACCCAAGCTTCAAAGGAGCCTGTAAAGCAGAAATTAGAAACAGTTGCCAATGTAACTGGCAGCAGGAGGCAGCTAAGGGCACCTAAGGGTGGGGTCCAACCTCTTGAAGTCTTGGGTGACTCCAAAGAAATAACTCAAATATCAGAGCACACTGAGGAAGTAAGACCTGACACCAGTAAGAGCACTCTACAGCAAATGCCAGTCTCCATAAAACCTCTGAGAACATGCAGGAGAGTGCTAAGGGCCTCTAAAGAGGACACTGTGGAAACCATGAAAATGTCGGTGGATACTAGAGACCCTGAAGAATCACAAAGCAAAAGCAACACTTCCCTGCCCCCCAAGAGAAAGTCTGCAAGAGATGGAAGCGTTTCAAGAACCAGGGGGTTGCGCTCTGTGACTCCAAAGCAGGAAGCAGCAGATGAGAAACCTGTACCTAAGACACAGAGGACTGCTCCCAGCAAGAGGCAAGTGTCACCTGAGCCCGTGAAGATGAAACACCTGAGAATCATGTCAAGCAAACTTGAACCAGTAGAAGAGGAGATTAGCAACatcatgaaaacagaagaaaaggaaaccccTCCAGATCAG AAAATGCCTCTGCCCTCCAGAAACCGAAAGAAAACCAATGGAAAACAGCCAAGACTTGAGGTTAGTGCATCTGCAGAGATGGTTGGAAtcaagaaaaatgagaagatCATGGAGACCTCCCAGGAGACAGAGCTGCAGAGCACAGATGATGGAGCCAAGAAGTCTACTGCTAGGAACAAAGTCAGTGGGAAAAGAACGTGCTTGAGGTCTAGAGGTCAGAGGGAGCTTCCCCAGCCTCATGCAGCAGAGGAGAAACCAagtgagaaggaggcagagatcttGATAAAGactcagaaaaggaaaggagtCTCTGGAGATTCAGATGTCAGATGTTTGAGATCCAGAAAAACTGGAGCCACTTTGGACACTGAACCTAAGCCAAGAGTAACTCGGGGCACCAAGAAAGATACGGAAGTTCCAAAGAAG GATGAAGACATTGTGAACACCAGAAAATTAAGGACAAGAAGTCACCAGAATAGTAAAAATATGTAG